The Oryzias latipes chromosome 8, ASM223467v1 genomic interval CTCCTCTCACTAAAAGGGTTCAGAGCCAACTTTACGCATGTCGGTTCCTCCTAACACTTTCTATTTGAGAAATCAAGGAAAAAAACCTCAAGAATTGTGAAAGAGTGGCATTTTCAATCTGTGGTTGGTATGTCTTCCTCAGTCTTCTCGCATGCGCCTGATCGTGACGGATGGAGTCTTCTCCATGGATGGAGATGTGGCTCCTCTCAGAGGCATCTGTGACCTGGCTGAACAGTATGGAGCCATGGTCTTCATAGATGAGTGCCATGCCACTGGTTTTCTCGGACCCCGCGGCAGGTGAGTTGAACATTTATTCAGAGAAAACGCGCAATGAACAGATTTACTTTAATGTTTCAGTCATTTTTGTTCGTGCTGGTTGTTATCAGTGAATAGTATTTACAGCatcacacattttctttaaggCAAATGGATTgttttaaatggcatttttgttgAGAATGTCACATTATGAtattaaaataactaaaattattttaagcTCAAATAAGCAAATATTTACAAACTGAATTAACTTTTAATTCATTATTGACGCATGGAAGTTAGAATAAACTGTCAAATCTAGTACATCATTTGTAATGCATAATACCACCACAAGGTGTCGCCAAAAACagccaatgaaaaaaaaaggtttttaaaaatctttacatGGTAACGccataaataaatctgtttcacCTCCTGGTTTCCAGGGGAACAGATGAGCTCCTAGGAGTGATGGACAGAGTCCACATTGTAAACTCCACTCTTGGAAAGGCActgggaggagctgcaggtaTGTCTgacttaaagagccactccatttaaaattgtgtttttttaacatgttcgtgtagcatttatctgatgatggaggacataaaataaagaaaattaagattaaaattgcatttctgagtattacctaattaaaatcactgtgaatcagatggaaaaatgtagttggaaaaaaatcatAGTTGTAACGTAGAAAATATCCTGGCTGGGCGACaagctccattctaatgcatctgcttgcagacaaatcttttccttgtctgagctgggtCAAAACTCACCATTTAGCTTGgtgttatgaggggctgtaagatagtgggagacagttaaaaataattggatgatgggaaattagggcaggcttactctgcaccaatagTCCTGTTCACAACCCAGAGGTGAAGTTCCAATGAACTCctaccactctgcagaaaccatgtcctagagaacgacacaggcttttttgcatttggttaaaaacagcatattcataattaaagaccacttcttttttttttttttttaccttaatgcttcattaaaaatgtttttttgcaatCTTATAAAACTGCTATTatggcaaaataaataaaaatgtatcagatATTAAAGCCCAGGCCCTTAAAGATTTTTTGTCGTTTTGGGGTTTTAACTCTAACTAATCAATAAGTagatgtaattttgaaagatcCATGCATATTTATAACAATGTAATATGTTGAATATAGGTTCCATAGATCCATATAGGTTTCTACTTCTTCCTGCTACTGTCTCACATAAGCATTGTTcattctgttcctttttttttctggtttaggTCATTTTCTGACttattttcatctattttttattttgttggtgGGTTAATCtacattatttaaaaagcataaaaaggaATAATTTTCCATGTTGACCTACAAACTTTTGCCCTCATATTTACCACAGTAGACTGGTGATTTGTGATAAAGATATACCTTCCATCTGGTATGTGATCCTTTAGGTGGCTACACAGTTGGCCCCAAGCCTCTCATTGACCTGCTCAGACAGCGCTCACGCCCCTACCTGTTCTCCAACGCCCTCCCCCCGCCTGTGGTGGGCAGCGCCATCAGCGCCGTGGAGATGCTGCTCACCTCCAATGAGATTGCACAGAGCATGACAGCCAAAACCATGAGGTTTGTGTTTCCATTCATTACGTCGAGGAAtaccagaaaaagaaagaaagacagtgGAGCTTAGATGATGGctgattaaagaaaaagtgtGATTTTGAAATCCACTCTGAATGCTGTCCAATCAGGTTCCGGAACAAGATGACGCAGGTCGGCTTCACCATTGCAGGCACTTCTCACCCCATCTGCCCGGTGATGCTCGGCGACGCGCGGCTGGCTTCAGTGATGGCCGATGACATGCTGAAGCTGTGTGAGGCGCTCCCTCCGATCCCTTTAGCGGAGAACAAGCGGGGAAGAAACTTTGAAACGTTAGCCTCACTTCACGGCTCCTCTCTCCACAGGCATCTATGTGATCGGATTCTCCTACCCAGTCGTACCCAAGGGCAAAGCCAGGATCCGAGTCCAGATTTCAGCAGCACACACAGAAGAAGACATTGACCGGTGTGTGGACGCTTTTATCCAAACCGGGAGAAAGCACGGCGTCATCTCCTGAGCGGCAAAAATTGACCAGAAACTGGAGAAACGCAACCATCCGCCTTGGCCTTACGGACCACGCTGCCTGATACTGCTAATCTGTGATTGATGGTGATTGGAATATTAGTCACGTTTGTAGGTCAATGAAGCTGAAAGTTTTTCTCTTGTGTGTGCCTTTCTGATAAAAGGCATCAGGACAAAGAAGATTTAATATCCTCGCCTGCTTTATCaagctagaaaaaaaatctagttaAATAAAGGACCTTGAAGACACTTCACCTTTGATTCTGTCAACTGAActtacatttcagaaaaatatatacacactgtaattttctttcAGGGTAATTGTGGAGTCAAATATATAATTGATCAAATTTTATGAATAAATTGGTAAGAAATCTGCAAAATGGGCGTTTCCATCTTTACGCTGTTAACACCAGAATCGACCTCGATACATCTTCAGTTCGTCATTGCCTGAGCTGTGTGCTACTCTTGCTCATGTTCTTTTGTTGGCATAGAGATTATGTGAAGAAAAGGGACTTCATGTCTCCTCTACAAAGTGGACACATCATGTTGTCTCTTTTTGAAGCCCGAAAAACCTACACAGTACGGTACTTAATAGCAGCTCTTTCCTATATTGATTAATATGCACCACCTACAGAGGGGAGGGGTTGTTTCTTTcgatattttttaacaaatttctTTACATTCTAACAACAGAAACTcaaataatgtttaaaacagaaatgtaaatggACAAAAGAAATCGCTGAGATCCAATTATGATCTGTCTGTAAGGGAAAAGCTATGCAGCCTCACTTTGTACTGAATATTTTAATTAGGGACTGTTTTAGTTCCATGAACTAGAAAAACCGCTATTCCTTTTAGAGAACTATTTGGCTGGATACATTTCAAGGCATGCTTGATTGGGTTGAACCCAAGTGCTGCCATGCAGCGTAGGACACTGAAACAGCTGAATGGAGAGGCGGAGCTTAGACGCTAGTTACCAAAGGGTTGGCTGCAATTCCCTGACTGATGCTGAAGTAGTTTCACTTGTTTCATTACCACCAGGTCCATCAAATGGCTTTGAGTGAATttaaatgctgctgctgttttcgaCTGAAACTTCaattcttcttctgttttgtgatACAAGCTTTGAAATAATTGTACATACCGGTACTCTCATTAAtagttttttgcctttttggcAAGTCATCTATATAGTTGTTCACGTCTTCCTCAAAATAATCTTTTATCTCAGAAATAAGAccgaataaataaacataaagctgtttttgttctaagttattaaaataaaagaatcggATCTTAAATAGACTTTGCAATAGTAGGACTAGGTCATTTTCAAAGGGAccttcttcaaaataaaatgacaaataatgAAGTACAGTGTGGcaaagatgtatttttttcagcCTCCAATTGTACAAATTCTCCCACTTAAACAAATgaaagaggcctgtaattttcatcataagtATAcatcaactatgagagacaaaatgagaaaaaaaaatccagaaaatcacattgtctcaTTTTTGTAGAATGAATTAGCAAATTATGgttaaaaataagtatttggtcaataacaaaagttcagctCAGTACTTTAtttaccctttgttggcaatgacagcagtcaaacattttctgtaagctTTCACAGGGTTTACATAATCTTTTACAgttgttttggcccattcctccatgcagatctcctctagagcagtgatgttttggagcTGTCGCTGGGCatcacagactttcaactctctCCAAAGAACTTTTATGGGGTTGGGAcctggagactggctagaccactccaggaccttgaaatgtttCTTACAAAGCCGTTCCTTCATTAcccgggcagtgtgtttgggattggtaaatggtaaatggcgtatacttatatagcccttttctaccttcttcaaggcccaaagcgctttacagtcacagacccattcacccagtcacacacgcattcacacactggtggcggctctgctgctgaaaactggcaccaacctcccaccaaaggcaaggtgggattcagtgtcttgcccaaggtcaCTTTGACTGaccatacatggccccattcattctttcctttacacaaatctgtcgtcctggtccctttgctgaaaagcagccccaaacatcatgtttccacccccatgctttagagtaggtatggtgttctttggatgcaactctgcattctttctcctccgaACCGACGAGTAGAGTTCTatcaaaaagttctattttggtttcatctgaacataggacattctcccaatcctcttctggatcatccaaatgctctctagcaaactttggatgggcctgcacatgtactggctttatcagagggacacgtctggcactgcagggtttgagtccctggcgtTGTAGTGTGTTtttgatggtagcctttgttactttggccccagctctctgcaggtcattcaccaGGTCCCtcatgtggttctgggatttttgctcacggGGGAGCCCACGGGGGAGATCTTCTGGGGAGTCATAGAtgtcattttgtctctcatagttgatgtatacctatgatgaaaattacaggcctctctcatctccagtgggagaacttgcacaaggctgactaaatacttttttgccccactgaaCATATTCAGATCTTATTTTGAAGCAGAACAAAGACAAAAGAGGTGCTAGAAGGCTGAAGCGTCATCCATCAGCAGCTGTAATGTTTTCCTATTAGGTTAACACATTTCACATTTAAGTTGCCTTATCATtgataaaaatgtaactttatgtggaaaaagttgctttaattAACTCAAAATAAACTGTGCTTGCATGGGTTTCACTGTCTCACTTCAAATTCTACATCTAGGAGAAAATGTGTCATTAGGTTTCTCTAAGCTCGTGGCCCTtctttgttattttgcttttctgctGTCGCCATGCTTCAgaagctcctcctcttctgtttTTCGCGCCATCGCGACTCAGCGCCCCGCCTTCAGCTGAAGAGTTCGCCCATATCTACATGTTcgacaaataaagaaaagctaTGTTTGAACCTGACCAATCAGAGTCTAGGAAAGGGGCGGAACTAGCAGAGAACCCGCGGGAAACAGAAAGGAAGACGCTTCAGTTTTTCCCGCGAAACGTCGTCACAAAGTCGGGTCCTTCCTGTCTGTTTGGCTCCAGAAAAGCACAACTTTTGGTGTCAGCTTCAGCCGCTTCAGCATGTCTGGCTTTGACGACCCCGGCGTTTACTACAGCGACAGCTTCGGCGGGGGAGAGGGACCCGGCGGGGACGAAGGTGGACAGAAGCGGGTCCAGATCAAGAAGCGGTTCCGAGAGTTCCTGCGTCAGTTCAGAGAGGGAACTGACCAAACCGGGTTCACTTACAAATACAGGTCAGGCTCCTTATGAACTCAAAGCGGTTCTCAAATCTGCATCTACTTTCAAAGTAAACGATAAGTGAAGTGGTGCTATATCACGAGGCAGttgcattatgggaaatgtaGTTATATGATTAAAACATCTGCTTTAGAAGCTCAAAAGTCCTGATTGTCTCCTGTTGTTCCGCAGAGATGAGCTGAAGCGACATTACACTTTGGGGGAGTTCTGgttggaggtggaggtggaggatcTTGCCAGCTTTGATGAAGATCTGTCTGACTGCCTTTACAAACTTCCTACTGAGAACCTGCCGTTGGTGAGTATCCtagttcacatttttatgcgGTCATGAAAGTCTGACTCACGACTAATGTATAGATAAAACGTATCTCTTAAGCTGGAGGAAGCAGCTAAGGAGGTGGCCGATGAGGTGACCCGACCCCGACCTGTGGGGGAGGAGGCGGTGCAGGACATCCAGGTCATGTTGAAGAGCGATGCCCACCACACATCCATCCGGAACCTGAAGGTACCTTAGGACCCTGCTGTGCCCGACGTTGCAGTCATTCCACACATGGATCACCTTTCTGTGTGTCTTTCCAGTCGGAGCAAGTGTCCCGTCTGGTGAAGGTCCACGGCATCATCATTTCTGCCACAGCAGTCAAGGCGAAGGCCACCAAGGTGTGCCTGCAGTGCCGCGGTTGCCGCAGCGTCATCCCCAACATCCCCCTGCCTCCGGGCCTGCAGGGTTACGCTCTGCCCAGAAAATGCAACAGGTGAGGAATCGCATTCCGGTCTCAGGTTGACCCTGCTAGACGACTCAGCCTCAAAACGACCTTCTGTGTTTTCAGCGAGAATGCTGGCAGAGTGAAGTGTCCCATGGATCCATACTTCATCATCCCGGACCGCTGCGTGTGCGTGGACTTCCAGACGCTCCGCCTGCAGGAGTCTCCCGATGCTGTGCCGCACGGAGAGATGCCGCGCCACCTGCAGCTCTACTGCGACAGGTAGCCATGGAGATCACCGGAGTCTGCTGCTCCGTTGCTTTTGCGGCACGCCACTGAGGTTTTCCTCCGTCCCCAGGTACCTGTGTGACCGCGTGGTCCCGGGCAACCGAGTGACCATCATGGGCATCTACTCTATCAAAAAAATGGCTGCTGTAAAGGCCAAAGGCAAAGAAAAGGGTATCGGCGTGGGAATTCGTTCATCTTACCTGCGAGTCGTTGGCATCCAGGTGGACACGGAAGGAGCAGGTAAAGATCCCGATGACAGGGTTGGTTGTGAGAAGCACATTGTTAGGTTTGGGGGGTCATTTTATCTTCTTGTTTCTTGGCTGCAGGCCGCGGCGCCACCGGACCCGTCTCtgcacaggaggaagaagagCTGAGAGCGTTGTCTACCTCTCCCAACATCTACAGCTCCCTGGCGCAGTCCCTCGCTCCCTCCATCTATGGCAGCGACGATCTGAAGAAGGCCATCACCTGTCTGCTGTTTGGAGGCTCGAGAAAGAGGTACGGCGATAGAACggtttatttcttcatttttgttgctgctgcaacGATGTTGTTTTGAAGCTAAGAGTCTGTTCTTGTGTCTGTTAGGTTACCTGACGGTCTCACGCGCAGAGGAGACATCAACCTGCTGATGCTTGGAGACCCTGGAACAGCCAAATCCCAGCTGCTTAAGTTTGTGGAGAGATGCTCACCGATCGGggtatttgtttgtgtttttttttttttttaattatccgGAGGGAAAAAAGTTCTGATGCTGACTCTCACTTGCAGGTTTATACATCAGGTAAGGGCAGCAGTGCAGCTGGGCTGACCGCCTCCGTGCTGAGAGACCCCAGCACTCGTGGATTCATCATGGAGGGAGGGGCTATGGTGCTGGCGGATGGTGGTGTCGTTTGCATTGATGAGTTTGATAAGGTAGGTCCAGGGTGAGCTGGGGGGCAGCATCGGGGTTGCTCGTCCTTCAGGCTGTTTTTCTCCTCAGATGAGAGAAGACGACAGAGTGGCGATCCACGAGGCCATGGAGCAGCAGACCATCTCCATC includes:
- the gcat gene encoding 2-amino-3-ketobutyrate coenzyme A ligase, mitochondrial, with protein sequence MSLRKASHSLLKPALAVLRCPDSVLSRSYAALAEARAVLEQELDSIRVAGTWKAERIITSQQGPQINVDGGRGGILNFCANNYLGLSSHPEVVQAGIEALKSHGAGLSSVRFICGTQDLHKHLEQKLAEFHEREDCILYASCFDANAGLFEVLLSPEDAVLSDELNHASIIDGIRLCRAKRLRYKHMDLKDLESKLQESQSSRMRLIVTDGVFSMDGDVAPLRGICDLAEQYGAMVFIDECHATGFLGPRGRGTDELLGVMDRVHIVNSTLGKALGGAAGGYTVGPKPLIDLLRQRSRPYLFSNALPPPVVGSAISAVEMLLTSNEIAQSMTAKTMRFRNKMTQVGFTIAGTSHPICPVMLGDARLASVMADDMLKLCIYVIGFSYPVVPKGKARIRVQISAAHTEEDIDRCVDAFIQTGRKHGVIS
- the mcm5 gene encoding DNA replication licensing factor MCM5, whose translation is MSGFDDPGVYYSDSFGGGEGPGGDEGGQKRVQIKKRFREFLRQFREGTDQTGFTYKYRDELKRHYTLGEFWLEVEVEDLASFDEDLSDCLYKLPTENLPLLEEAAKEVADEVTRPRPVGEEAVQDIQVMLKSDAHHTSIRNLKSEQVSRLVKVHGIIISATAVKAKATKVCLQCRGCRSVIPNIPLPPGLQGYALPRKCNSENAGRVKCPMDPYFIIPDRCVCVDFQTLRLQESPDAVPHGEMPRHLQLYCDRYLCDRVVPGNRVTIMGIYSIKKMAAVKAKGKEKGIGVGIRSSYLRVVGIQVDTEGAGRGATGPVSAQEEEELRALSTSPNIYSSLAQSLAPSIYGSDDLKKAITCLLFGGSRKRLPDGLTRRGDINLLMLGDPGTAKSQLLKFVERCSPIGVYTSGKGSSAAGLTASVLRDPSTRGFIMEGGAMVLADGGVVCIDEFDKMREDDRVAIHEAMEQQTISIAKAGITTTLNSRCSVLAAANSVYGRWDDTKGEDNIDFMPTILSRFDMIFIIKDHHDQQRDMTLARHVMNVHLSAQTQTEGVEGEIPLATFKKYIAYARAKCGPRLSAAAAEKLKNRYVVMRSGAREHERESDKRPSIPITVRQLEAVIRIAESLAKMKLQAVAGEEEVDEALRLFQVSTLDAALSGSLSGVEGFTSQEDQEMVSRIEKQLKRRFAIGSQVSEHSIVQDFTKQKYPEHAIYKVLHLMLRRGELQHRMQRKVLYRVK